Proteins from a genomic interval of Methanobrevibacter sp. TMH8:
- a CDS encoding carbohydrate kinase family protein, giving the protein MSEKSDLLVIGHTAIDYIMTVEEFPNPNSSTPINTLKVFHGGAGANVAMVAANLGLKTSIISAIGKKFINSDYHNQMNKVKINTDSMIISEDEDTPTAFGMTNNNKDQIFYFYWGAGKEFAKSEPPKSTIQSCEAVHLATGDPVFNQRSSVVAKENERIVSFDPGQDLNMYDGEKLKKVIKNCTILFGNHHEIERMEKLLNFDINELREFGPDIIVKTCGKDGSTIYTEKEKIKVDSIYRPAIDPTGAGDSYRAGFLHNYINGKDLEDCAKFASAVSSFIVEKQGCQTNIPKYEEAINRMNEFYEK; this is encoded by the coding sequence ATGAGCGAAAAAAGCGATTTACTGGTTATTGGCCACACAGCTATCGATTACATAATGACAGTGGAAGAATTTCCAAACCCTAATTCATCCACTCCGATTAACACGTTGAAAGTATTCCATGGAGGAGCAGGAGCTAATGTTGCAATGGTAGCAGCTAATTTAGGTCTTAAAACTTCAATTATCTCAGCTATTGGAAAAAAATTCATAAATTCAGATTACCACAATCAAATGAATAAAGTTAAAATTAATACTGACTCTATGATCATATCTGAAGATGAAGATACTCCCACTGCATTTGGTATGACAAATAATAATAAAGACCAAATATTTTATTTTTATTGGGGAGCTGGAAAAGAATTTGCAAAATCAGAGCCTCCTAAATCAACTATCCAATCATGTGAAGCAGTTCATTTAGCTACAGGAGATCCAGTTTTTAATCAAAGAAGTAGTGTTGTAGCTAAAGAAAATGAAAGAATTGTTTCTTTTGATCCAGGTCAAGATCTAAATATGTATGATGGAGAAAAACTTAAAAAAGTTATAAAAAATTGTACTATTCTCTTTGGAAATCATCATGAAATAGAAAGAATGGAAAAGCTATTGAATTTTGATATAAATGAATTAAGAGAATTTGGTCCAGATATTATTGTTAAAACCTGTGGTAAAGACGGAAGTACAATCTACACAGAAAAAGAAAAGATAAAAGTTGATTCTATTTATCGTCCAGCTATTGACCCAACAGGAGCAGGAGATTCTTATAGAGCAGGTTTCTTACATAATTATATAAATGGAAAAGACCTTGAAGACTGTGCTAAATTCGCATCAGCTGTTTCATCATTTATAGTAGAAAAACAAGGTTGCCAAACAAACATACCGAAATATGAAGAAGCAATTAATAGAATGAATGAATTCTATGAAAAATAA